Proteins found in one Panicum hallii strain FIL2 chromosome 4, PHallii_v3.1, whole genome shotgun sequence genomic segment:
- the LOC112890559 gene encoding cyclin-D1-1-like, which produces MRMSMRETTAAMQCCGDDDALLLCGEDAGELEQRDGDSGRQVCWAAAGGFRKQLVPDEERCPDVSVTWWEAACPPAPGCPGRPRSDGRPAGWAESVSWILKARSYHGFQPATAYLAVSYMDRFLSSSSLPDYGWAFQLLSVACLSLAAKMEETSVPPLLELQIESTGYIFEPGTVQRMELFVLAELDWRLRSLTPFAFINRFACKADSLGRCTRSLVLRACQITINAIHEAEFLNHCPATMAAASVLSAVTEIPGMSCVSISPETAASWCPGLTEEGIRSCYQLLQQLVPMVTTTRRKILASELLRSMPSPVSSASPSKRHKINGRFREE; this is translated from the exons ATGAGGATGTCGATGCGCGAGACGACGGCGGCCATGCAGTGCTgcggcgacgacgacgcgcTCCTCCTGTGCGGCGAGGACGCGGGTGAGCTGGAGCAGCGCGACGGCGACTCGGGGCGGCAGGTCTgctgggccgccgccggcggcttcCGCAAGCAGCTGGTGCCGGACGAGGAACGCTGCCCCGACGTGTCCGTCACCTGGTGGGAAGCCGCGtgcccgccggcgccgggaTGCCCCGGCAGGCCGAGAAGcgacgggcggccggccggctggGCGGAGTCCGTGTCCTGGATCCTCAAG GCCCGGTCGTACCACGGCTTCCAGCCGGCGACGGCCTACCTCGCCGTGAGCTACATGGACCGGTTCCTGTCCTCCAGTAGCCTGCCG GATTACGGATGGGCGTTCCAGTTGCTATCTGTGGCCTGCTTGTCTCTGGCTGCCAAGATGGAGGAAACCTCAGTACCTCCCCTCCTGGAGCTTCAG ATTGAGAGCACAGGCTACATTTTCGAACCGGGGACGGTTCAAAGGATGGAGCTCTTCGTCCTCGCCGAGCTGGATTGGAGGCTCCGGTCTCTTACACCTTTTGCGTTCATCAATCGTTTTGCTTGCAAGGCGGATTCGTTAGGAAGATGCACAAGGAGTCTGGTCTTGAGAGCATGCCAAATTACTATCAATGCAATCCATG AAGCCGAGTTCCTGAACCACTGCCCTGCAACAATGGCAGCAGCCTCCGTGCTGAGCGCAGTAACTGAGATACCAGGCATGTCATGTGTGAGCATCAGCCCGGAGACAGCAGCTTCATGGTGCCCTGGCCTGACTGAG GAAGGGATTAGAAGTTGCTACCAGCTACTGCAGCAGCTAGTACCAATGGTCACGACGACAAGGAGGAAGATACTTGCATCGGAGCTGCTGAGGTCAATGCCGTCACCAGTAAGCTCGGCTTCACCAAGCAAAAGGCACAAGATTAATGGCCGCTTCCGAGAGGAGTGA
- the LOC112889745 gene encoding uncharacterized protein LOC112889745 isoform X1: MGNCQAAEAATVVVQHPGGRVERLYWATSAAEVMRANPGHYVALVTHRPEGEGEERRGAAPRVTRVKLLKPRDTLALGQAYRLITVAEVTRALQAKKEEKTRRAQQQLVLIQPKHAGGRPGAGDDTQPPPTQLVDNDHDQDRDGHRSNPSSAAHSGARHRHWRPSLHSIAEFSS, from the exons ATGGGCAACTgccaggcggcggaggcggcaacGGTGGTGGTGCAGCACCCGGGCGGCCGCGTCGAGCGCCTCTACTGGGCCACCAGCGCCGCCGAGGTCATGCGCGCCAACCCGGGCCACTACGTCGCGCTCGTCACGCACCggccggagggggagggggaggagcggcggggcgCCGCGCCGCGGGTGACGCGGGTGAAGCTGCTCAAGCCCCGGGACACGCTGGCGCTCGGCCAGGCGTACCGACTCATCACCGTCGCCGAGGTCACCAGGGCACTGCAGGCAAAGAAGGAGGAGAAGACACGGAGGGCGCAGCAGCAGCTGGTGCTGATCCAGCCCAAGCACGCCGGAGGGAGGCCCGGCGCCGGTGATGACACACAGCCGCCGCCGACGCAGCTGGTGGATAACGACCATGATCAG GACAGGGACGGCCACCGGAGCAatccgagctcggcggcgcacTCCGGCGCCAGGCATCGCCATTGGCGCCCTTCTCTGCACAGCATCGCCGAATTCAGCAGCTGA
- the LOC112889745 gene encoding uncharacterized protein LOC112889745 isoform X2 encodes MGNCQAAEAATVVVQHPGGRVERLYWATSAAEVMRANPGHYVALVTHRPEGEGEERRGAAPRVTRVKLLKPRDTLALGQAYRLITVAEVTRALQAKKEEKTRRAQQQLVLIQPKHAGGRPGAGDDTQPPPTQLVDNDHDQGRPPEQSELGGALRRQASPLAPFSAQHRRIQQLM; translated from the exons ATGGGCAACTgccaggcggcggaggcggcaacGGTGGTGGTGCAGCACCCGGGCGGCCGCGTCGAGCGCCTCTACTGGGCCACCAGCGCCGCCGAGGTCATGCGCGCCAACCCGGGCCACTACGTCGCGCTCGTCACGCACCggccggagggggagggggaggagcggcggggcgCCGCGCCGCGGGTGACGCGGGTGAAGCTGCTCAAGCCCCGGGACACGCTGGCGCTCGGCCAGGCGTACCGACTCATCACCGTCGCCGAGGTCACCAGGGCACTGCAGGCAAAGAAGGAGGAGAAGACACGGAGGGCGCAGCAGCAGCTGGTGCTGATCCAGCCCAAGCACGCCGGAGGGAGGCCCGGCGCCGGTGATGACACACAGCCGCCGCCGACGCAGCTGGTGGATAACGACCATGATCAG GGACGGCCACCGGAGCAatccgagctcggcggcgcacTCCGGCGCCAGGCATCGCCATTGGCGCCCTTCTCTGCACAGCATCGCCGAATTCAGCAGCTGATGTGA
- the LOC112890687 gene encoding ankyrin repeat domain-containing protein EMB506, chloroplastic-like, with the protein MLPWAATASPATTPATAAVSLAPLLRAAVLRSPRPLFRPPPLLLLRAGLRSPPRAASSDGNVFWEEPDDGSGSDYEDEVEEENERRRSSRSPSLSPFSRLEAARQQEQELRREIELLLTPEEKAILDQHETPGVTKISSPKWHPLHSYALALQIPLMDKLLDSGVDINLLDKDGFTPLHRAIIGKKEAVISHLLRKGANPHVRDRDGATPLHYAVQAGALQTVKLLIKYKVDVNVSDNDGWTPLHLAIQSRNRDIVKVLLVNGADRTRRTKDGRTALDLSLCFGRDFKSYDLAKLVKLIPANRV; encoded by the exons ATGCTCCCATGGGCGGCCACAGCGTCACCAGCCACCactccggccaccgccgccgtctccttagctcctctcctccgcgccgccgttcTCCGCTCTCCACGGCCTCTCTTCCGGCCGCCTCCGCTGCTGCTGTTGCGTGCGGGCCTGAGgtccccgccgcgcgccgcctcttCCGATGGCAACGTCTTCTGGGAGGAGCCGGACGACGGGTCCGGGAGCGACTATGAGGACGAAGTGGAGGAAGAGAACGAGCGGAGGAGGAGCTCGCGTTCCCCGTCCCTCTCGCCGTTCTCCAGGCTCGAGGCGGCGCGGCAGCAAGAACAGGAGCTCCGGAGAG AAATCGAGCTCCTCTTGACGCCAGAAGAGAAGGCTATCTTGGATCAACACGAAACCCCTGGTGTCACTAAAATATCATCA CCGAAATGGCATCCGCTACATAGTTATGCATTGGCGCTGCAGATACCTCTCATGGACAAGCTCCTTGACAGTGGAGTTGACATCAATTTACTTGATAAA GATGGCTTCACCCCCCTTCACAGGGCAATCATAGGCAAGAAAGAGGCTGTCATTAGCCATCTCCTAAGAAAAGGGGCAAATCCCCATGTTAGAGATAGG GATGGAGCCACACCATTACATTATGCTGTTCAAGCTGGTGCCCTGCAAACCGTGAAGTTACTGATTAAGTACAAGGTTGACGTCAATGTTTCTGATAAT GATGGATGGACACCGCTACATTTAGCCATACAGAGTAGAAATAGAGATATAGTAAAGGTCTTGCTTGTCAACGGTGCGGATAGGACAAGAAGAACCAAG GATGGAAGGACTGCATTGGATCTAAGCTTATGTTTTGGAAGGGATTTCAAGTCGTATGATCTTGCAAAGCTTGTAAAACTTATTCCAGCAAACAGAGTGTGA
- the LOC112890688 gene encoding tRNA (guanine-N(7)-)-methyltransferase translates to MTRTNGASGGGGQQQQASAAGKLPRKRFYRARAHSNPLSDSHFPVPVSPDEVDLSQHYPRYFPADKGGGEEPPPPRIRFADVGCGFGGLLVGLSPLFPDTLMIGMELRDKVTEYVKERILALRASNPGQYDNISVVRTNSMKYIPNYFRKAQLTKMFFLFPDPHFKEKNHRRRVISTQLLDEYAYVMEVGGIIYTITDVEELGEWMRSCLEKHPLFEAVPDEEIKADPVVKLLSTATEESQKVARNGGQTFHAIFRRISLQEE, encoded by the exons ATGACGAGGACCAACggcgcaagcggcggcggcgggcagcagcagcaggcgtcggcggcggggaagctccCCCGGAAGCGGTTCTACCGCGCCCGGGCGCACAGCAACCCGCTCAGCGACTCGCACTTCCCGGTCCCGGTGTCTCCCGACGAGGTCGACCTCTCGCAGCACTACCCACGCTACTTCCCGGCCGACAAGGGTGGCGGcgaggagccgccgccgccgaggatcCGCTTCGCCGATGTGGGGTGCGGGTTCGGCGGGTTGCTCGTCGGCCTCTCGCCCCTCTTCCCGGACACGCTCATGATCGGCATGGAGCTGAGGGACAAG GTAACTGAGTATGTCAAGGAGAGGATATTAGCTTTAAGAGCATCAAACCCAGGACAGTATGACAACATATCTGTTGTGCGCACAAACTCAATGAAATACATCCCTAACTACTTCAGGAAGGCTCAGCTCACCAAGATGTTCTTCCTGTTCCCTGATCCGCACTTCAAGGAGAAGAACCATCGAAGGAGGGTTATTAGCACGCAGTTGCTGGATGAGTATGCTTATGTGATGGAAGTAGGAGGAATCATATATACCATAACTGACGTTGAGGAACTTGGAGAATGGATGCGGTCGTGTCTGGAGAAACACCCATTATTTGAAGCTGTTCCGGATGAAGAGATAAAAGCCGATCCAGTTGTCAAGTTACTGTCTACTGCCACAGAAGAAAGCCAGAAGGTCGCTAGAAATGGAGGGCAAACTTTCCATGCCATCTTCAGGCGGATCTCCTTACAAGAAGAATGA